The following coding sequences lie in one Gouania willdenowi chromosome 5, fGouWil2.1, whole genome shotgun sequence genomic window:
- the prph gene encoding peripherin — protein MSHSSMHTSTSYRRTFGSPHPISVSSYSPVSSRMPASGGRYMRSMSPAMQTRSTTYHQQRSRPSAQAPRLSYDKVDFTLAEAINQEFLTTRSNEKAELQELNDRFASFIEKVRYLEQQNGALQQELNQFKGQHQHGQPNRASDLFQEELRELRRQLDDTGKERDQYLMERDNLAEDLNLLKQRLEEEAQKRADAEGNLVSFRKDVDDATLSRLELERKIESLMDEIEFLKKLHDEEIQDVQVSVQTQQLKMEVDSSSRPDLTGALRDIRAQYETIALKNMQESEDWYKSKFVDLTESAKRNTDALRQAKQDANESRRQIQSLSCEIDALKNTNEALLRQMREMEDQFGNEIGNYQDNVGRLEDEIRHLKEEMARHLREYQDLLNVKMALDIEIATYRKLLEGEESRITVPIFNMGMSNHLGDRDYEKTPDNKGKKTVLIKTVETRDGEVVKESRREKERDSGRADKDENDD, from the exons ATGAGCCATTCTTCAATGCATACCTCCACCTCCTACAGGCGCACTTTTGGAAGCCCACACCCCATCTCTGTGTCTTCCTACTCACCTGTGTCCTCTCGTATGCCGGCCTCTGGAGGTCGCTACATGCGTTCAATGTCACCAGCGATGCAAACTCGCTCCACCACTTATCACCAACAGCGCTCCCGCCCAAGTGCCCAGGCACCACGCCTGAGCTATGACAAGGTGGACTTTACGCTGGCTGAAGCCATTAACCAGGAGTTCCTGACCACACGCAGCAATGAGAAAGCTGAGCTGCAGGAGCTCAATGACCGCTTTGCCAGCTTCATCGAGAAGGTGCGCTACCTGGAACAGCAGAATGGGGCTCTACAGCAGGAGCTCAACCAGTTCAAGGGCCAGCATCAACATGGTCAACCCAACCGTGCATCGGACCTCTTCCAGGAGGAGCTGAGAGAGCTGAGGCGCCAGCTGGATGACACCGGCAAGGAGAGGGACCAGTATCTGATGGAGAGGGACAATCTGGCTGAAGACCTGAACCTGCTCAAGCAGAG GTTGGAGGAAGAAGCCCAGAAGAGGGCAGATGCTGAGGGTAACCTGGTCTCCTTCCGCAAG GATGTGGATGATGCCACGCTGTCTCGTCTGGAGCTGGAGAGGAAGATTGAGTCTCTAATGGATGAAATTGAATTTCTTAAAAAGCTCCATGATGAA GAAATCCAGGACGTCCAGGTGAGTGTTCAGACCCAGCAGCTGAAGATGGAAGTAGACAGCAGTTCCAGGCCGGATCTAACTGGTGCTCTGAGGGACATCCGGGCCCAATATGAGACCATTGCTTTGAAGAACATGCAAGAATCCGAAGACTGGTACAAGTCCAAG TTTGTTGATCTGACTGAGTCTGCAAAGCGCAACACTGATGCTCTGAGGCAGGCCAAGCAAGATGCCAATGAGTCCCGAAGGCAGATTCAGTCTCTCAGCTGTGAAATTGATGCTCTTAAGAACACG AATGAGGCTCTGCTAAGGCAGATGCGTGAAATGGAGGACCAGTTTGGAAATGAGATTGGCAACTACCAGGACAACGTAGGCCGACTGGAGGACGAAATCCGCCACCTCAAAGAGGAGATGGCCCGTCACCTTAGGGAATACCAGGACCTTCTGAATGTAAAAATGGCTCTGGACATTGAGATAGCAACTTACCGTAAACTACTGGAGGGAGAGGAAAGCAG GATTACGGTTCCCATCTTCAACATGGGTATGAGCAATCACCTTGGTGACCGAg ACTATGAAAAAACTCCAGACAACAAGGGCAAGAAGACTGTGCTGATAAAGACAGTTGAGACTAGAGATGGAGAG GTGGTGAAGGAATCCAGGAGGGAAAAGGAGAGAGACTCGGGTAGAGCTGACAAGGATGAGAATGATGATTAG
- the pmela gene encoding premelanosome protein a: MKMLLLLVLAFTSATATRQRSHFTNYQSWNRDIYPVWKDGDPKFRHCWFGGEVTFDLKNDAPTLTGAKATFNININFPPNQTVLPDGQVVWAHDGIFNGQHFHEGHAVYPKQDTDRTGVFPDGTPFTRTGDRKPQYVFVWKTWGRYWQVADGPSSSLSIGTDNVPLGSYNMEVVIYHCRGEDRFIPLGYASTVFTITDQVPFSISLAQVNDVNQNDQNFIQNHAIAFTINLHDPSQYLSSADISFSWDFGDNTGTLISRERSVTHTFQSVGTFTPQVVLMASIPSACEDPNAAVPVDASAAPEVVVIASTPSVLPAEVGDAIALDADASDVAATNTEDGEAAVPDTEAAGVTPVNPAVEDAAAVEAGAAATDVDTAATAVPAEDGVVIDAASEDVPAAEGEEAVIDIIETVTAAPDIAAEEEAAAPAAEVNAADVDAAEVDAAAEADATADATAEVDAAAEAPADFDAAVAEVDAAAEAPAEVDAAVAEVDAAAEAPAEVDAAVAEVDAAAEAPAEVDAAVAEVDAAAEAPAEVDAAVAEVDAAAETPAEVDAAVAEVDAAAEVPAEVDVAVAEVDAAAEAPAEVDAAVAEVDAAAEDPAEVDAAVAEVDAAAEAPAEVDAAVAEVDAAAEVDGTTAIEAAEATEAVAEVVQAVSEAPAENIVAPAATEAAVEEVAAPAVAADTEAEVVDAENEATTAAGEEVAVPAENEVQLEVEAEPAQVALVLAKRQAPELMDDCTVYRYGSRAATVQVVQGIESIEIVQMSSVVSMMTELEQNAVDVTITCQGSLPNEVCTVISDADCITPIQTICSAASPSPDCQMILRQFFNETGVFCLNVSLTNDVSFAVASARVNVAVESGGSPAGTAATVVGVLLVASVVCCIGLMYRRYKQYQPLREEHDLHNGGISAVTSVPLLLWNLLSRQSPGESRPLLEGRIV; this comes from the exons ATGAAGATGCTGCTACTGCTCGTTTTGGCTTTCACTTCTGCCACAGCAACGA GGCAAAGAAGTCACTTCACAAATTATCAATCATGGAACAGAGACATATACCCTGTGTGGAAAGATGGTGACCCCAAGTTTAGACACTGTTGGTTTG GTGGCGAAGTGACTTTTGATCTGAAGAATGATGCTCCTACCTTGACAGGAGCAAAAGCTACCTTCAACATTAATATCAACTTCCCACCAAACCAGACAGTGCTTCCTGATGGGCAGGTGGTCTGGGCTCATGACGGCATCTTCAATG GCCAGCACTTCCACGAGGGCCATGCTGTGTATCCAAAACAAGACACTGATCGGACTGGAGTTTTCCCAGATGGCACACCTTTTACCCGCACCGGGGACCGGAAACCAcaatatgtgtttgtgtggaagACATGGG GACGTTATTGGCAGGTGGCAGATGGACCATCATCATCTCTATCCATCGGTACTGATAACGTCCCCCTGGGCTCCTACAATATGGAAGTTGTTATATACCACTGCCGTGGTGAAGACAGGTTTATTCCTCTTGGTTATGCGTCTACAGTTTTCACAATAACAG ACCAAGTTCCCTTCAGCATATCCCTAGCCCAGGTCAATGATGTCAACCAAAATGACCAAAACTTTATCCAGAACCACGCCATCGCCTTTACCATCAATCTCCATGACCCCAGCCAGTACCTGAGCAGCGCAGACATAAGCTTCAGCTGGGACTTTGGTGACAACACTGGAACCCTGATTTCCAGGGAGCGCTCCGTCACACACACCTTCCAGTCAGTTGGGACTTTCACACCTCAAGTGGTCCTAATGGCAAGCATTCCAAGTGCTTGTGAAGACCCCAATGCTG CTGTTCCTGTTGATGCCTCAGCTGCTCCAGAGGTGGTTGTGATTGCCTCCACCCCATCTGTTCTTCCAGCGGAGGTCGGAGATGCAATTGCTCTTGATGCTGATGCTTCCGATGTTGCTGCAACAAATACAGAAGATGGGGAAGCAGCTGTTCCAGACACAGAAGCTGCAGGAGTCACCCCAGTGAATCCAGCAGTTGAAGATGCAGCTGCAGTGGAGGCAGGTGCTGCTGCAACAGATGTAGATACAGCTGCCACTGCTGTTCCTGCTGAAGATGGAGTAGTTATTGATGCAGCTTCAGAAGATGTACCTGCTGCAGAGGGTGAAGAAGCTGTTATTGACATTATTGAGACTGTCACAGCTGCCCCTGATATTGCTGCAGAAGAGGAAGCTGCTGCACCTGCTGCCGAAGTTAATGCTGCTGATGTTGATGCTGCTGAAGTAGATGCTGCGGCTGAAGCTGATGCTACTGCCGATGCTACTGCTGAAGttgatgctgctgctgaagctcCTGCTGATTTTGATGCTGCTGTTGCTGAAGTggatgctgctgctgaagctcCTGCTGAGGTTGATGCTGCTGTTGCTGAAGTGGACGCTGCTGCTGAAGCTCCTGCTGAGGTTGATGCTGCTGTTGCTGAAGTTGACGCTGCTGCTGAAGCTCCTGCTGAGGTTGATGCTGCTGTTGCTGAAGTGGACGCTGCTGCTGAAGCTCCTGCTGAGGTTGATGCTGCTGTTGCTGAAGTTGACGCTGCTGCTGAAACTCCTGCTGAGGTTGATGCTGCTGTTGCTGAAGTggatgctgctgctgaagtTCCTGCTGAAGttgatgttgctgttgctgaAGTTGACGCTGCTGCTGAAGCTCCTGCTGAGGTTGATGCTGCTGTTGCTGAAGTGGATGCTGCTGCTGAAGATCCTGCTGAGGTTGATGCTGCTGTTGCTGAAGTTGACGCTGCTGCTGAAGCTCCTGCTGAGGTTGATGCTGCTGTTGCTGAAGttgatgctgctgctgaagtTGATGGTACTACGGCCATTGAAGCTGCTGAGGCCACTGAGGCTGTTGCAGAGGTTGTGCAAGCTGTATCAGAGGCCCCTGCTGAAAACATTGTGGCTCCTGCTGCAACTGAGGCAGCAGTTGAAGAAGTGGCAGCCCCAGCTGTTGCTGCAGATACTGAGGCTGAAGTGGTAGACGCTGAGAATGAAGCTACCACTGCTGCTG GTGAGGAAGTGGCTGTTCCAGCTGAGAATGAAGTCCAACTTGAAGTGGAAGCAGAGCCAGCTCAGGTTGCCCTTGTTTTGGCAAAGAGGCAAGCCCCAGAGCTGATGGATGACTGCACAGTCTACCGCTACGGTTCCCGTGCAGCCACAGTACAAGTTGTCC AGGGTATTGAAAGCATTGAAATTGTGCAGATGTCCAGTGTTGTATCAATGATGACAGAGCTGGAGCAGAATGCTGTGGACGTCACCATCACCTGTCAGGGAAG CTTGCCCAATGAAGTCTGCACAGTCATCTCTGATGCTGACTGCATCACTCCGATACAAACCATCTGTAGTGCAGCCTCGCCCTCTCCTGACTGTCAGATGATCCTCCGTCAGTTCTTTAACGAAACAGGCGTTTTCTGTCTCAATGTCTCGCTGACCAATGACGTTAGCTTTGCTGTGGCAAGTGCGAGAGTCAATGTTGCAGTAG AATCCGGTGGCTCTCCTGCAGGAACTGCAGCGACAGTTGTAGGTGTTCTGCTTGTTGCCAGTGTTGTCTGTTGCATTGGCCTGATGTACAG ACGGTACAAGCAATACCAGCCACTGAGGGAGGAACACGACTTACACAATGGAGGCATATCTGCTGTCACGTCTGTGCCTTTGCTGTTGTGGAACCTGCTGAGTCGACAATCTCCAGGAGAGAGCCGTCCACTGCTTGAGGGCAGGATTGTGTAA
- the sys1 gene encoding protein SYS1 homolog gives MANFRSYIWDPVLIVCQIVLMQCIYYSFLCLWLAAVDSLVQSSRSLNQVFSYGVLGFATLQGRLSMMAFILNSLTCALGLWFFIRRGKQCLDFTVTVHFFHMIGCWIYNSHFPVALSWWLVNIACIALMAVIGEYLCMRTELRAIPVNSGPKSNL, from the exons ATGGCCAATTTCCGCAGCTACATCTGGGACCCGGTCCTCATCGTGTGTCAGATTGTGCTGATGCAGTGCATCTACTACAGCTTTCTGTGTTTGTGGTTGGCCGCAGTGGATAGTCTCGTACAAAGCAGTCGATCACTCAATCAGGTCTTCAGCTATGGA GTCCTCGGCTTTGCAACACTGCAGGGTCGGCTCTCAATGATGGCCTTTATTCTGAACTCCCTGACCTG CGCTCTGGGCCTGTGGTTCTTCATCCGCAGAGGGAAACAGTGCTTGGACTTCACAGTTACAGTGCACTTCTTTCACATGATCGGCTGCTGGATCTATAACTCTCACTTCCCAGTGGCTCTGTCCTGGTGGCTCGTCAACATCGCTTGCATAGCTTTAATGGCTGTGATTGGAGAGTACTTGTGTATGCGGACTGAGCTCAGAGCCATACCAGTCAACAGTGGACCAAAATCTAACCTGTGA